Proteins from a single region of Prinia subflava isolate CZ2003 ecotype Zambia chromosome 10, Cam_Psub_1.2, whole genome shotgun sequence:
- the CCDC17 gene encoding coiled-coil domain-containing protein 17 isoform X6 — MGVFLCPRCRLAFRSRPLLQVHLEKLCLGPAAPSSSCLRGENPLPVEGAQGTARNPQDISVGMSTNTDNAEPRHHFVLRGVPPAVRGQRGPGRARGAPLGDVLTPRERALLRTADPPSGRLQVEGEPPGQPLPLQGHRQPPQELLEAHERQVAEIRARTQQLERQREALCRRLATLRAGAPPGPQPERGQPGPSQGPRDQAGQVRTAEHRAALRLDTLLPPAGPLTAEARALRLSYLRAGGHDPAILEQLLHLQLEATALERGTAGPRGGGRMEPAGTGTRGLDEALLAVEMENRRLEDELLALKVRRERRADAGSRAAQRHTEELARLQAEVGMLRCHAEQTRPWLRPPVFPRPIAPPLPPALAVPELLMVRASAQGDSQLSKEGRGELGLGCQLGWDDGTAPFAVLGDRATGAGDEPPAVLDQGCDLLCTPSGTLPGSYSP, encoded by the exons ATGGGGGTCTTCCTCTGTCCCCGCTGCCGCTTGGCGTTCAGATCCCGACCGCTGCTGCAGGTGCacctggagaagctgtgcctcGGGCCCGCggcacccagcagctcctgcctccgTGGGGAGAACCCTCTGCCTGTGGAGGGAGCACAGGGCACGGCAAGGAACCCACAGGACATCTCG GTCGGGATGTCCACAAATACGGACAATGCTGAGCCACGCCATCACTTTGTGCTCCGTGGGGTCCCACCAGCAgtgcggggacagcggggaccaGGGCGGGCGCGTGGAGCTCCCCTGGGGGATGTGCTCACCCCCCGTGAGAGGGCCCTGCTCCGCACGGCCGACCCCCCctctgggaggctgcaggtggaG GGAGAGCCCCCCGGGCAGCCGCTccccctgcaggggcaccggCAGCCGccgcaggagctgctggaagcccACGAACGCCAGGTGGCCGAGATCCGGGCCAGGACCCAGCAGCTGGAGCGGCAGAGAGAGG CGCTGTGCCGGCGGCTGGCGACACTGCGGGCCGGGGCACCTCCGGGCCCCCAGCCCGAGCGGGGGCAGCCAGGGCCGAGCCAAGGCCCGCGGGACCAGGCCGGACAGGTCCGAACGGCAGAGCACAG GGCCGCCCTCCGCCTCGACACCCTCCTGCCGCCCGCGGGGCCCCTCACGGCCGAGGCCAG GGCACTGCGGCTGTCCTACCTGCGCGCCGGGGGACACGACCCCGCCATCCTGGAGCAGCTTCTCCACCTCCAGCTGGAGGCCACGGCGCTGGAGAGAGGAAccgcggggccgcgcggggGCGGGCGGATGG AGCCCGCCGGCACTGGCACACGCGGTCTGGATGAGGCACTGCTGGCCGTGGAGATGGAGAACCGGCGTCTGGAAGACGAGCTGTTGGCGCTGAAGGtcagaagggagaggagagcagaCGCTG gctcGCGGGCAGCCCAGCGGCACACGGAGGAACTGGCCcggctgcaggcagaggtgggaATGCTGCGATGCCACGCAGAGCAGACGAGGCCATGGCTGCGGCCCCCGGTCTTCCCACGCCCCATAGCCCccccactgccaccagccctggctgtgccagaaCTTCTCATGGTAAGAGCCTCAGCCCAGGGCGATTCCCAGCTCTCcaaggaggggagaggggagttGGGATTGGGCTGCCAGCTAGGATGGGATGATGGAACAGCTCCCTTTGCTGTACTTGGGGATAGAGCCACTGGGGCAGGAGATGAgcccccagcagtgctggaccAGGGGTGTGATTTGCTCTGCACACCCAGTGGCACCCTGCCAGGATCCTACTCCCCTTGA
- the CCDC17 gene encoding coiled-coil domain-containing protein 17 isoform X10, whose protein sequence is MGVFLCPRCRLAFRSRPLLQVHLEKLCLGPAAPSSSCLRGENPLPVEGAQGTARNPQDISVGMSTNTDNAEPRHHFVLRGVPPAVRGQRGPGRARGAPLGDVLTPRERALLRTADPPSGRLQVEGEPPGQPLPLQGHRQPPQELLEAHERQVAEIRARTQQLERQREALCRRLATLRAGAPPGPQPERGQPGPSQGPRDQAGQVRTAEHRAALRLDTLLPPAGPLTAEARALRLSYLRAGGHDPAILEQLLHLQLEATALERGTAGPRGGGRMEPAGTGTRGLDEALLAVEMENRRLEDELLALKVRRERRADAGGGGLQ, encoded by the exons ATGGGGGTCTTCCTCTGTCCCCGCTGCCGCTTGGCGTTCAGATCCCGACCGCTGCTGCAGGTGCacctggagaagctgtgcctcGGGCCCGCggcacccagcagctcctgcctccgTGGGGAGAACCCTCTGCCTGTGGAGGGAGCACAGGGCACGGCAAGGAACCCACAGGACATCTCG GTCGGGATGTCCACAAATACGGACAATGCTGAGCCACGCCATCACTTTGTGCTCCGTGGGGTCCCACCAGCAgtgcggggacagcggggaccaGGGCGGGCGCGTGGAGCTCCCCTGGGGGATGTGCTCACCCCCCGTGAGAGGGCCCTGCTCCGCACGGCCGACCCCCCctctgggaggctgcaggtggaG GGAGAGCCCCCCGGGCAGCCGCTccccctgcaggggcaccggCAGCCGccgcaggagctgctggaagcccACGAACGCCAGGTGGCCGAGATCCGGGCCAGGACCCAGCAGCTGGAGCGGCAGAGAGAGG CGCTGTGCCGGCGGCTGGCGACACTGCGGGCCGGGGCACCTCCGGGCCCCCAGCCCGAGCGGGGGCAGCCAGGGCCGAGCCAAGGCCCGCGGGACCAGGCCGGACAGGTCCGAACGGCAGAGCACAG GGCCGCCCTCCGCCTCGACACCCTCCTGCCGCCCGCGGGGCCCCTCACGGCCGAGGCCAG GGCACTGCGGCTGTCCTACCTGCGCGCCGGGGGACACGACCCCGCCATCCTGGAGCAGCTTCTCCACCTCCAGCTGGAGGCCACGGCGCTGGAGAGAGGAAccgcggggccgcgcggggGCGGGCGGATGG AGCCCGCCGGCACTGGCACACGCGGTCTGGATGAGGCACTGCTGGCCGTGGAGATGGAGAACCGGCGTCTGGAAGACGAGCTGTTGGCGCTGAAGGtcagaagggagaggagagcagaCGCTG GTGGAGGGGGGCTGCAG TGA